A window from Citrus sinensis cultivar Valencia sweet orange chromosome 3, DVS_A1.0, whole genome shotgun sequence encodes these proteins:
- the LOC127900682 gene encoding uncharacterized protein LOC127900682: MESFLRSKEYWQVVSTRITEPPASVVLTDAQKIELEGQRLKDLKAKNYLFQAIDRSIVETILSKDSSKQIWDSLKKKYQGTTRAKRVHLQTLRAEFESLRIKMGELVSAYFARTMAIANKRRIHGEQLEDVIIIEKILQSLTAKFNYIVCAIEESRDIDTLSIDELESTLLVHEHKVIRQDKEEHALQAAANLKPTGGGKGGWKGKNGQNRLEENVDDSQGKGKDYEGQNSTGHKPKSKDKSNVKCFRCQKYGHYCSECRTNLNKNRGEKSNFAENEEEEISLLMACHTKEGKSPKSMVLRYRLQQSYVWG; the protein is encoded by the coding sequence ATGGAGAGTTTCTTAAGGTCCAAGGAGTATTGGCAGGTTGTTTCAACTAGAATAACTGAACCACCAGCCAGTGTTGTTTTGACGGATGCTCAGAAAATAGAGCTTGAAGGGCAACGATTAAAGGATCTCAAGGCAAAGAATTACTTGTTCCAAGCTATTGATCGCTCAATCGTGGAAACAATTCTTAGCAAAGACTCCTCCAAACAAATTTGGGATTCCTTGAAAAAGAAGTACCAAGGGACAACAAGGGCAAAGCGGGTACACCTCCAGACACTTCGAGCTGAATTTGAATCTCTACGAATAAAGATGGGAGAGTTGGTCTCAGCATACTTTGCAAGGACAATGGCAATCGCAAATAAGAGACGAATTCATGGCGAGCAGCTCGAGGATGTTATCATAATTGAGAAGATTCTTCAATCTTTAACGGCAAAATTTAACTATATTGTTTGTGCGATTGAGGAATCAAGGGATATTGACACACTTTCGATTGATGAATTGGAAAGCACTTTACTAGTCCATGAGCATAAAGTAATCCGACAGGATAAGGAAGAACATGCATTACAGGCAGCAGCAAATCTCAAACCAACTGGAGGGGGTAAAGGAGGCTGGAAAGGCAAGAATGGGCAGAACAGATTAGAAGAAAATGTTGATGATTCTcaaggaaaaggaaaggatTATGAAGGTCAGAATTCGACAGGACATAAACCAAAGTCTAAAGACAAATCGAATGTTAAATGCTTTCGTTGTCAGAAGTACGGTCATTACTGCTCCGAGTGCCGTActaatttaaataagaatcGTGGCGAGAAATCTAACTTTGCAGAAAAtgaggaagaagaaatttcCCTTCTTATGGCATGTCATACAAAGGAGGGAAAGTCACCAAAATCTATGGTACTTAGATACCGGTTGCAGCAATCATATGTGTGGGGATAA